GCACAGCTAACCAAAATGAACACTTGGAACGAAGAATTAATAGATGCCTCAACTCTccctaagaagaagatcctaAACTCAATGTTCATTTTCACCACTAAAAGAGataattccaaaaagtgCAGACTAGTCGCTAGAGGAGACCAACAAGCCGCAGATACGTATGACACGGAATTAAAGGCAAATACAGTGGACAACCTAGCTCTCATGACAGTCTTAGCACTGACACTAGACTACAACCTGACCGCATTCCAACTTGACATCTCATCAGCTTACCTCTACGCTGACCttaaggaagaattgtACATTAGAGCACCACCACACATGAAtgccaagaacaaggtaCTAAGACTAAATAAATCACTCTATGGGCTAAAACAGAGTGGAGCAAATTGGTACGAACTAATCAGATCGTTCCTAATTAAGAAATGTGACCTGTTTGAAGATAGAATGTGGAAGTGCGTTTTTAGAGACAAAGAACCGCTGAAACTTATCATATGTCTTTTTGTCGATGACATGCTGGTTGTAGGAAACGACgtcaaatatatcaagaaattcataTCAAAGCTATCTAAGAGATTTGATACAAAGATTGTAAATGATGGTTCACACAGGCCAGAAGATGGAGTAAACGAGTATGACATTTTGGGCATAGAATTAGAgtataagaaaaaagaatacatgAAGTTCGGAATGCAGAAGTCTCTAGAGGACAAGCTGCCACAACTGGGAATACCCCTACTCCCAAACACTAAAATCAGGAAGGTTCCGGGGGTGCCTGGAGACTACATTTTCTCAGGAAAGGAACTGACATTAAACGAAAGAGAATACAAAAGCAAAGTTAAACACCTGCAAAAAATAGTGGGACTAGCGTCCTACGTAGGACATAAGTTCCGGTTTGACATCTTGTACTACGTGAACATCTTAGCACAACATCAACTGTACCCCAGCGCCAAGGTCCTAGACAGGGCTGCACAATTATGCCAATACTTGTGGGATACAAGAGATAAGAAACTAGTTTGGCATTATTCTGGTCCCAAGGAAAACAATGTTACGGCTGTATCAGATGCAGCATTTGCAGGGAACCAAGATTTCAAATCACAATCAGGAACTCTTTTCCTGAGAAACAACAAGCCCATAGCagcaaaatcaagaaaaatcaagttGACTTGTATCTCGTCCACAGAAGCCGAGATATACGCAATCAGTCAAAGCCTGCCAATACTACGTGGTTTAGAACACCTAGTGAACAAGTTACAAGACACAAAAGTAACAGTGAAAGTTAAAACAGACAGTCAACCATCAATGGCAATAATAAACGGCACGGATGACTCAGCATGCCTCAAGAAACACATTGGTAGTAGGGCAATGAGGATAAGAGATGAGTGCGATGATCTCGGACTTACACTC
This genomic interval from Kluyveromyces marxianus DMKU3-1042 DNA, complete genome, chromosome 4 contains the following:
- the TY2B-GR2 gene encoding reverse transcriptase, whose translation is MSPPYSGGEEQIVPTPAPIRRVPPMEPPSPVEDSPPPLYGTDLDDLFGESNINNYIPEDTDLLALNHESVPEPDTAVPETTNIEQDNVLPLETNENSNPPNDNSDQSGEGSGEESGEESGEESGEESGEESCDESGDESVDNRLKSIPIFNGNKHKDARTAEADLDSLYGGGDNTENNNGPTLEEVFRSIEEDPFMLTQKRPRSRARYRESNQDSCDSGGDYESDSDSDGSSDESPQKGRKIQRVNYVNAVLKPVNVIPLNMSLNYSQAISRNRNEEEKDAFQKAYQKEIAQLTKMNTWNEELIDASTLPKKKILNSMFIFTTKRDNSKKCRLVARGDQQAADTYDTELKANTVDNLALMTVLALTLDYNLTAFQLDISSAYLYADLKEELYIRAPPHMNAKNKVLRLNKSLYGLKQSGANWYELIRSFLIKKCDLFEDRMWKCVFRDKEPLKLIICLFVDDMLVVGNDVKYIKKFISKLSKRFDTKIVNDGSHRPEDGVNEYDILGIELEYKKKEYMKFGMQKSLEDKLPQLGIPLLPNTKIRKVPGVPGDYIFSGKELTLNEREYKSKVKHLQKIVGLASYVGHKFRFDILYYVNILAQHQLYPSAKVLDRAAQLCQYLWDTRDKKLVWHYSGPKENNVTAVSDAAFAGNQDFKSQSGTLFLRNNKPIAAKSRKIKLTCISSTEAEIYAISQSLPILRGLEHLVNKLQDTKVTVKVKTDSQPSMAIINGTDDSACLKKHIGSRAMRIRDECDDLGLTLEYIPTKENNADILTKPLSVKLFKLLTEDWIQ